ATTTTGCCGACACAGCTAGAGCAAGAACCAGAATGACAGGAAAAAGGTAATTCAATACCATGTTCTTCTGCGCCATCAAGAATAGTAGTCTCTTCGTCTATTTCAATTGTGGTGTCTAAATCTTCTTTTTTATTAATCAGTCGTACTTGATAAGCTGCCATAGTTGCATTCTCCTCAGAATAATCGGATTTGGGTTAGTTCAGCGATCAGCAAAGAACTGACTGCTGTATACGCCCGTGATTGCATTAACGGTGAGGGTTTGAAAGACTCATCATCATTGCTTAAAGGCGGCTTACAGCAGAGTTAGCTAATCATTTATCAGCACAATTAACTAATGAATAGTTAATAGTTGAATTAATTACAGGGAGTACCCGCAGATGGACATCCACCAGCTTCAAAGGATTTGCCACAACTGCAAGTACTCGTAGCATTGGGATTAATAAACTTAAAGCCGCTTTCCATCACACCTTCGATAAAATCGATAACCATACCATCAAGTAGGGGCGCACTTTTGGCATCGATATAAATGGTGACTTGATTTTGTTGCACAATCAAATCATCAGGCTGTGGTTTGCTGGTAATATCCATGCCATACTCATAGCCACTGCAACCACCATCTTTAACAGAAACGCGGATACCTTTAGTTGGTGCGTTTGTGTTGGGGTTAGAACCAAGCAGGAATCCTTGCAGCTTTAGTTCTGCTTTTTCTGTCAAAGTAATAGTCATCAATCCTCCAGATACCTAAGATTTAGTTATTTTGGTTGAAGGTGCGGGTTTTATTCAGGGTGAATAGAAAAGCTAGAGCCATAAGTAACATTAGCGGTACTCCCGAGAAGAATGTACTTGAAGCTAGGCAGAAGAGACTGAGAAGAATTACTGATAGCTGCAAGATACAATGGGGAGTAGTTAAGCCAATGTAAAAAAAGGCGATCGCCATGACTAAAGCAATCAAAGACAAGAAAAACATAACCTAGGAGCAGTCAGTAGAATACAGTCAGACTGCACAAATACTTCTGAAACTCCCGAAACTCCTGATTCAAACTTCACACTTTTGACTATTTGCTTGTTCATAGCGCCACGGTGCGCTGTTACCGCATACTGGACAAGCGCGATCGCGGTAAGAACGACGCTTGGCAAATTCCATCCGCATCAGATCGATAGTTAACAACTGTCCCAGTAGAGGCTGACTTAAACCTGTAATCAGCTTAATTGCCTCCAGTGCCGTCAGACAAGCTAATGTCCCAGAAACCGCACCCAGAACAGAAAATCCTCGTCGATCCCAATCGGGTTTTTCCGGAAATAGGCAAGATAAACAAGGTGTGACACCGGGGATAATCGTTGTCAGGTAAGCTTCCATACCATCCATGGCAGCTTCCACCATCGGTTTACGCCAACGAACACAGGCTGAATTTAACAAATCTCGCTCTGTAAAATTATGGGCGCAATCCAAAGCCATATCTGCAGATTGCACCAAACAATCTACATTTTCCGCAGTCACATAATCATTAATTGCCGTAATTTCGACATCAGGATTAATTGCTTCCAGGGTTTCCTTGGCTTTAAATACCCGTGGTTTCCCAACCCATTCATGAGTCATCAAAATTTGACGATTCATGTCATCCATCCGCAAATCACCGCCTCGGACTAGGATCAGCCGCCCAACGCCTGCTACCGCTAAGTAAAGCGCTGCTGTACCACCTAATCCTCCCACACCTGTCACCATAACAGTCGCTGATTTCAGGCGCTTCTGCGCTAATTCGCCAAAATTCGGGAGCATGATTTGGCGACGGTAACGTTCTAACTCGGTAGGCGTTAGGTCTATCACTTTCTTACCTCCTAATCAGACGTAATTTCTGTCAGCGTGACTACATTTTTTGGTTTCTGGTTAAACACTTTAAATAGCTTTTGCTCTTGGGCAGTTGAATCCAGAAATACCTGATAGGCTTGTTGTAATGCCTCACAATATTTATTTAATCTTTCTACTTCATTTAAGTCCGTATCATTCTCATCAATTTGCTGCATTAATTGCGAGAATTTCTTCAAGATATGTAGACGATTTACATTTACTACCTTCTGGTCATAGGGTAGTTGAAAAAACTCAAAATATTGCTCTGCTTTTGTGAGCTGTTTAAACTCTTCTAAAGTGCCGCTCATGTCTCTTGCTCCATTTTTTTGAGTTGTTGCTTTAGCTCATCTAACTGTTTATAGATTTCGTAAGTAGCCGCAGCAACTGTCATTAATGTTTGATAATCCGTTGGTAGCCCTTCTGCTAAATCGTGCAAGTCCATTTTCATTTGACCTGCTCGACTATTGAGGCGTTTGATTTGAGTTTCGAGTTCGGCTATGGTGAGTTTTTTCGCTTCGGGCATAGAATTTGGGGAGAAATTAATCGCAAAGTTTCTCTTGATGAATATCTCGTTGGCAAGGTACAAAAATGGAGAGGGGATTTTTTCTGCTTAGAGTTTACCAACTTCTGGATATGTCTTTGCTAATTCCACACCTTTAGCAATGAGTTTTTCCCCTTCCTCAGCTAACTTTTCTAGGGAGTCAAAGCCGAAACGATGGGCATCACGGATAGTTCTCGTGGTGAGTAATAGTCTTCCAGAAAAAACTAATGCCCAGCCAAAACCCTCATGTCCAATATCGACAACTACCTGGGACATTAACCCTGTTTCTTGTTCAATACAAGCCGCAATTCCCCGATAAAAAGTGAGAATTCGACTCTTAGTCATCAAGTCAACATCTCCATCAACTGGAATTTCTCGTTTTTTTTGTTTACTGACAATATAGGGCTTCAAAAGTAAATCATCTGCCCATGTTTTGTAAACTCCGTAAATATCTTGTCCTCTCACTTGTTGGACAATTGCCTTGAGAAAAGGCGAATTTAAAACTTCATTCGAGGCTGTGCCATTGACATTATTTGTTGTACTCATAGGGTTGCTTCTTCTTCTAATTCGTCCTCAAAATTGTTGGGTTTTTGTTGCAAAGCTTTGCGTAACCAAGGTGGTGGAGAACCTTTGAGGGTTTGGACTAATTTTCCGAGAACATCCTGAATTTTGTCTTCTTCAGAACGTGCTTTTACGGGGGTGACGCCTTTCTTGATTAACTTCGCTGCGGCTGTGCCACCAATAGCTGAAACATAAACGATGGTACAATCATTTAAAGCTTTTAATTTGGGGTCAATTTTATCTTCATTCCCATCTTGTTGTAAGTCCCCATCAAAGGTGAGAGTTTCTACAAATTGGTGTCCTTGTTCATTGACTTCATAGACATCAATTGTCTTAGCCCAACCAAAGTGAGCATTAATATGAACTTGGTCACTGGTTGTGAAGGCTATTTTCATTATTGATACTCCTGAAATTGGTAATTATTGATTGGTAACTGGGAATGGTTAATAGGAGATAGAAACTAAATTTTCTCCCTAGATTCTGCATCTGTGTGAATTACCAATCTCCTTGAACAACTCTCTCTTTGGCTTTGATTTCTTCCTCTTCTAAAAAGAGATTGCCAATTTCAAACAACATTTCCATGGTTCCCCGATAGCCAACTTTTCTAAATTGACCATTACCCAGGCGATCGTAAATGGGGATACCTTGACGATATAGGGGTATGTGCAGACGTTTGGCGATCGCTGCGGTGTGAGAGTTACCAATTAACAAGTCGGAACCCCCTGCTAATTGCTCAAAATCTTCAAAATCACCTATCGTCACACTGTCCATGGGTAGTTTTTCTAAAAGTGGCGATCGCGTGGTTGTCACCGCACTTTGAATTTCTGCCCCCATGGATTGTAAAAAGCACACTGTAGACCAAAGTAAATCTGGTTCTAGGGCAATGGATACCTGTTTTCTACCAAAGTAAAAATGGGTGTCTAACATCGCATCTTGCAGTTGCCGACGCTGACGACGGTATTTCTCTGGAACGGGATTACCGCTTAAATCAGCCAAAAACTGCATGAACTTATCTACCGCTTCTAAGCCGCTAAGCTCGGTAAATACTTCATAGGGAATGCCAAACTTTTGCTCCAGGATGTTCGCTGCACCACGCATACTTTCCCCCAGGGCGACGGTGAACACAGAGCTTCCCACTTTATGCAATTGTACCAGGGTTGTGCCTCCCCCGGTAATTGGACTGTAGGAATCATCCAAGTGTCCATCCAAGGAAGCGGAAAGGTCAGGGACAACAATTGGTATCATCCCAAAGGCAGACACCATTTCTTTGATTTGCTGAACATCCCCTGGGGTGAAAGCAGCACTCATCAAAATTGTTAATTGTTGCGCCTTCGGTTCCCCTGGTTGGGGCAGTTCCCTAACAATACTTTCTACCGCCGCTGCAAATCCATCCTGGAGAGAACCTTTAAAATCAGGAGCGGAAACTAGTAAAATTGGTAACTCATTTAACTCCGGGTGACGCTTGCGAAATTCCTTGAGAATTCCGTCCATATCATCCCCACGGGTTTCCGTTAGCCCTGTTGTACAAAGTCCGATAATTTCCGGTTGGGATTTGGCTACTAGGGTGAGAATTGCCTGCTCGACATTTTCTTCTCCCCCCAAAATGGTACTAACTTCCGTCATTGCCGTGGTTGCCAGGGGGATTGCTTCCCGGAAGTGACGCACCAAAATCACCTTGGCAAAGGCTGTACAGCCCTGGGAGCCATGGAGTAAGGGAATTACCCCTTTTAACCCCAAAAATGCTAAGGCTGCCCCCAGGGTTTGACTCTGCTTGAGAGGATTAACAACAACGGGCTTATTCTTTGTGACAACTTTCGCCATTAGTCATCATCCTCCATCGTCAGGGAGAGGGATAACCTGGCAAAGGGGGAAAGATTGTCGTGATTATCTGCATCGATATGAGCATAGCTGGCGGGGTCTTCCCAAGGAGCTGGTTTGCGTACCTGTTCCCACACCGGACTATGAACAGCTTCATCTAACTCCCGCGCCATTTCTACCATTCCACTATAACCAGCGTAGGCATGATGGCGTTCTTGGTTAATGTCTAGGAAAGGAATTCTCGCCTTTAAGGCGGTGTATTGGTTACGACCACCAGCAATTAACATCTCTGCGTTAGTTTCCCGAATCACTCGCAGAATTTCCTGGGGATTGCCCTTTTCTAAGGTAATACCATCCTTACCCAGTAATTTCTTAATTTTGGCTTTGTCTTCTTCCGTACTCTTTTTAGTACTAGTAGCAACAACATCCATCCCTAGGTCTTTGGCAGCCGAGATAATCGACCAACTTTTCACACCACCTGTATATAAAACTACTTTTTTTCCTCGGAGGCGATCGCGGAAAGGAGCCAGTTTCACATCCAAAGCAGCAGTTTCTTCCGCAATTAATTTTTCTGTTCGTGCTTGCAAATCTGGATCACCTAATTTAGCCGCAATATTTCGCAAACATCTATTCATGTCTTCCACGCCATAGAAAGACTCCTCAATGTAAGGAATACCATAGCGTTCCTCCATCTTCCGCGCCATATTAATTAATGCTTTAGAGCAAATCATTACATTCAACTTGGCACGGTGGGCGTGACAGACTTCCTCGTAGCGAGCATCACCAGTAATTTTGGCTAAAACACGAATACCTAATTTTTTCAATAGAGGTAAAACATTCCACATTTCCCCAGCGATATTATATTCACCGATGAGATTAATGTCATAGGGAGTAGTATATTCCGGCTCTGCTGTACCCACAACATGGTCTAGTAAAGCCTCACCACTAATCCGATTGCCAAGGTTTTTACTTCCCACAAAACCAGCCGAATGTACTGGAATCACGGGAGTGGCAATTTTTTTTGCCGCCGCTTTGCAAACAGCATCAATATCCTCACCAATTAAGGCTGTAACGCAGGTTGCATAAACAAAAATTGCCTTTGGTTCATAACGATTATGAATGTCCATAATCGCCTTATAGAGCTTCTTCTCCCCACCGAAAATCACATCGTTTTCGCTCAAATCAGTGGTGAAACCCATTTTATATAGCTGTGGACCAGAAGAGAAGCTACCACGACTGCCCCAGGAATTGCCAGCGCAGGCGATCGGTCCATGAACCAAATGAGCAGCATCTGTAATCGGAACCAGAGCAATCATCGCCCCATCAAAAGCACAACCCCCTTGAGCAGCTCCCGGTTGAGCTTGTTGGGTACAAGATTTATTTTTCTTTTCCCCATTCTTTTGGTGATTATGTTCGCATCCTGGCTCAGAGAGCAGCTCATTAATTTTGCTTTGAGTGAAAATCATCTCCGTCCTCGCGCTGGATACAAGTTGGTCATTGGTCATTGGTCATTGGTTATTGGCATTTTGTTCATGACTAATAACTAATGACTACTAACTAATAGTTAATAGATTATCAGCAATTATTAATGAGTCATAAGTAACCAATTGAGTAACTTGGGAAAATATTTTATAAGATATTTTAAATTACTAGTTATTGGTTATTTTTCGCAAAACAAAATCACCAAAAATCTACTGAACTATTTGCGAACACCCTGACTATTTGTTGCCCTGAGACAAGGAAATATTTACATCTTACCTTGACTCTTCATCTCCACAAATATACTTGGATATATCCTCCCCACATACATCAGCTAAATAAGATAAAGCTCGAAAACGTAAACTGACAAACTCATTATATAAAGGATTGAGCTTACATAAAGCTGGAATATGCACAGTCAAACCCAATAAGTAAATATCCCTCTCAAAGGGACAGCAACAGGGGATGATTCGACAAATTATATGAGCCAAATGGGAATTTTTTATCTGGACATTATCCACAAAATTACCTAATGGTTGCAGTAAACCCAACTTGTTGATTTGTGGTTTATTTAGTGAAGAGTAATCAGGATAAATATGGGAATTTTTTGGAGATTCAATCATCATCTTTTCCCAATAGTAAATAAAAGGAAAAAGGGAGAAGGGAAAAGGCATCAGGAATTTTCACCTTTCACCTCTTACCTTCTTTCCCTTATGCTACGCCGCGAGTTGAGGCAGGATGTACCTGCCCTTTGGTCTAATTCCTAACGAATTAAGTCGAAGGAGATATCTGTCTTACCAGTGATGTTGGAGTTGCGATCCATTTCATCTAGGATAGTGTTAACAACCCAGTTCAACAGGTTGATACCACCTTGGTAACCCAAGGTTGCATAACGATGTAAGTGGTGACGGTCAAACAGAGGATAACCGATACGCACCATAGGAATCTTGGTGTCGCGCCACAGGTACTTACCGTAGGAGTTACCAACGAAGAAGTCTACAGGCTCAGTGAACAACAAGGAACGGAAGTGCCACAAGTCCTTACCATTCCAGATGGTAGCTTGCTTACCGAAGGGGCTAGCATCTAGAACTGCTTGTAATTCAGCCTTGAATACATCATCACCATTGTTGCAGAGGATGTGTACAGGTTCTGCACCCATTTCTAACAAGAAGCTGGTGACATAGAAGATTAAATCGGGATCACCGTAGATGGCGAATTTCTTACCATGGAGCCATGCATAGGAGTCAGTCATGGCATCAACTAAACGACCACGATCTACTTCTAATTCTGCGGGGATGGCTTTGCCAGTCATTTCTGACAATGTCATCAAGAATTCGTCAGTACCTTTAACACCGAAGGGACGTAGAACCTTGGTAGGTTGCTTCCATTGTTTTTCGATGTAGTCACGGGTTTTGGTGGTGGTGTAAGCTTGCAGAGCTACTGTTGCTTCCGCGTTGATAGAATCAGCAGCATCTTCTAAGGTTGTTCCACCGGGATACATTTCATACTCACCAGTGTTGGGAGAGTCGAAGTAGTCGCTGGTATCAGAAAGGATGGTGTAATCAATACCCATCAAACCTAACATCCGCTTCAATTCACGGTTGTTACCAACGTAGGTGTCAAAACCAGGAATGAAGTTAATTTTACCGTTGGTTTTGTTCTTCTTCTTGCCTTCTGTTAAATTCAACAGAATGCCTTTCATCATGTTGTCGTAGCCAGTGGTGTGAGAACCAACGAAGCTAGGAGTGTGGGCAAAAGGTACGGGGAAATCTTGAGGAATGGAACCAGCACCTTTGGCGTTGGTGATAAATGCACCTAAGTCATCTCCGATTACTTCCGCCATACAGGTGGTGCAAACAGCGATCATTTTGGGTTTGTAGAGAGTGTAGGAAACACTCAAACCTTCAATCATGTTGTTTAAACCACCGAAAACGGCTGCGTCTTCTGTCATGGAAGAAGAAACCGCAGAGCAAGGCTCTTTGTAGTGACGGCTGAGGTGGGTACGGAAGTATGCTACACAACCTTGAGAACCTTGAACGAAAGGTAGAGTACCTTCAAAACCCAGAGCCGCAAACATGGCGCCTACAGGTTGGCAACCCTTGGCGGGGTTAATTGTTAGAGCTTCACGGGCGAAATTCTTTTCGCGGTATTCCCAACCTTTTGTCCATTCAGAAACACGAGCAACTTCTTCATCAGAATGAGCGCCTTCAAAATTTTTGCGCTTGTTTTCAAATAGTGCTGTGTATTCCGGTTGTTTAAATAGCTCTAAGTGGTCTACGATTTTTTCTGGATTCTGTGGCATTTGCTTATCTCTGTTGTAGCTGGGTGGGTAATGAAGTGGGAGTAAGGAGAGAGCAGCCAGGGTTGAATTCCTATTTACTACTGCTCTGAACCTTTTTCCTTGGTGAGTTTATGGTGGTAAATGGCGATCGCCAGGGGTTCAACCCCCGAAGGGATTTACTAGTGATGAATTGTGAATAATGAAGGAAACAAATTATTTCATCCAGCATTCAGCATTCACCACTTATCCCTAACGCACTGGGGCTAAACCCCCAGCCTATTCGTCCGATTTTCGGGAAAATTAAGCAGCTTTAACTTTGGCTGTAGCTTTTTTCCAAGGAGCGCCTACAAGATCCCAAGTAGGGCTGTTGAGAGCTAAGTCCATGTCGCGAGCAAAGATGGCAAAGCCGTCATAACCGTGGTAAGGACCGGAGTAATCCCAGGAGTGCATTTGGCGGAAAGGTAAGCCCATTTTTTGGAAGACATACTTCTCTTTAATGCCGGAAGCAATCATGTCAGGCTTCATTGCCTTGGTGAATTCTTCAAATTCGTAGGCAGTTACGTCGTCGTAGATGATGGTAGCGTTATCGATGTAGTGAGTAGTCCGTTTGTAATCGTCGTTGTGAGCAAATTCGTAGCCAGTACCAACAACTTTGATACCTAAATCTTCAAAAGCGGGAACAACGTGACGGGGACGCAAACCACCAACGTAGAGCATGACAGTATTGCCTTCTACACGGGGGCGGTATTTCTTGACAACTGCATCCATGATGGGCTGATATTTTGCGATGACTTTCTCAGCGTTATCTTGGATTTTCTTGTCAAACTTAGCAGCAATTTCGCGCAGTGATGCAGCAATTTTGGTAGGTCCAAAGAAGTTAAATTCCATCCAAGGCAAGCCATAGGTTTCTTCCAAACTACGGCAGATGTAGTTCATGGAACGATAGCAGTGGATGAGGATTAACTTAGCAGCGGGACCTTGGACTAACTCATCGATGGTACCATCACCAGACCACTGAGCAACAACGCGCAAGCCCATTTCTTCTAAAAGCATCCGGCTTGCCCAAGCATCACCACCGATGTTGTAGTCACCAATGAGTGCTACGTCATAGTCGGTAGATTCAAATTTCAGGGTATTGTCTTTCTTAGCTTGATCGAAACGGGGGAATACCCAGTCACGGATAGCGTCGTTAGCAATGTGGTGCCCCAAAGATTGGGATACACCCCGGAAACCTTCGCAACGTAGGGGGATTACGGGTTTACCAATTTCTTTAGATGTTTTCTTAGCAACAGCTTCGATGTCATCCCCAATCAAACCGATAGGACATTCAGATTGGATGGAGATACCCTTGTTGAGGGGGAAGAGTTCTTCGATTTCGTGGATGATTTTGGTGAGTTTTTTGTCACCACCGAAAACGATGTCCCGTTCTTGGAAGTCAGAGGTGAAGTGCATAGTACCGAAAGCATCGATACCAGTGTTACCTACATAGTAGTTACGACGACCAGACCAAGACCAGTAACCGCAACCTACGGGACCATGGCTGATGTGGATCATGTCCTTGATAGGACCCCAAACCACACCCTTAGAACCTGCATAGGCGCAACCACGGGCGGTCATTACACCAGGTACGGATTTGATATTAGATTTTACACCGCAATCAGCCTTACCATCTTCGTGGACGTTGAGGTGTTTTTCGCGTTTTTTACGAGATTTTTCAGGATAGGCTTGGAGAACTTCTTTAATCAGTTCTTTATTTTGTTCAGTAAGACTCTTTTCTGGAGGTGTCATAGTCTGCCTCAGTTATGCTTAACGGGTGGGGAAATGGATGGAAGGAGAGAAAGGAGAGGAAGGAAAAAGGTAGAAGGAGAAAGGGAAAGACTAATTTATAGTTGGTAATTCCCTATTCCCTATTCCTTTTCCTTAGGTGTTAGTTATTTTTTCGCAGTAGCAGGTTTGATTTCTTCTGCTGCGTGCTTGGTGTCGTCGTCGAGGATACCGAATTCAATCAACAATGCTTCCAGTTCATCCATTTCGATGGGTGTAGGAATGGTGAGATTGGTATTGTTAATGATTTTCTTCGCTAAGGTGCGGTATTCGTTACCTTGTTTGCTGTCAGGTGCGTACTCGTTAACGGTCATACGACGCAATTCTGCGTGTTGAACAATATTGTCACGAGGTACATAGTGAATCATTTGGGTGTTCAAACGTGATGCCAGGGTTTCGATCAATTCGATTTCCCGGTCAGTGTTACGGCTGTTACAAATCAAACCACCCAAACGCACACCACCGGAGTGAGCATATTTCAAAATACCGCGAGCGATGTTGTTTGCAGCGTACATCGCCATCATTTCACCGGAGGTAACGATGTAGATTTCTTGGGCTTTGCCTTCACGGATAGGCATAGCGAAACCACCACATACAACGTCACCTAATACGTCGTAGGATACGAAGTCAACGTCTTGGTA
The Calothrix sp. 336/3 DNA segment above includes these coding regions:
- a CDS encoding 2Fe-2S iron-sulfur cluster-binding protein codes for the protein MAAYQVRLINKKEDLDTTIEIDEETTILDGAEEHGIELPFSCHSGSCSSCVGKIVEGEVDQSDQIFLDDEQMAKGFALLCVTYPRSNCTIKTHQEPYLV
- a CDS encoding iron-sulfur cluster assembly accessory protein encodes the protein MTITLTEKAELKLQGFLLGSNPNTNAPTKGIRVSVKDGGCSGYEYGMDITSKPQPDDLIVQQNQVTIYIDAKSAPLLDGMVIDFIEGVMESGFKFINPNATSTCSCGKSFEAGGCPSAGTPCN
- a CDS encoding HesA/MoeB/ThiF family protein, whose protein sequence is MIDLTPTELERYRRQIMLPNFGELAQKRLKSATVMVTGVGGLGGTAALYLAVAGVGRLILVRGGDLRMDDMNRQILMTHEWVGKPRVFKAKETLEAINPDVEITAINDYVTAENVDCLVQSADMALDCAHNFTERDLLNSACVRWRKPMVEAAMDGMEAYLTTIIPGVTPCLSCLFPEKPDWDRRGFSVLGAVSGTLACLTALEAIKLITGLSQPLLGQLLTIDLMRMEFAKRRSYRDRACPVCGNSAPWRYEQANSQKCEV
- the nifW gene encoding nitrogenase-stabilizing/protective protein NifW, with protein sequence MSGTLEEFKQLTKAEQYFEFFQLPYDQKVVNVNRLHILKKFSQLMQQIDENDTDLNEVERLNKYCEALQQAYQVFLDSTAQEQKLFKVFNQKPKNVVTLTEITSD
- a CDS encoding CCE_0567 family metalloprotein; translation: MPEAKKLTIAELETQIKRLNSRAGQMKMDLHDLAEGLPTDYQTLMTVAAATYEIYKQLDELKQQLKKMEQET
- a CDS encoding NifX-associated nitrogen fixation protein; translation: MSTTNNVNGTASNEVLNSPFLKAIVQQVRGQDIYGVYKTWADDLLLKPYIVSKQKKREIPVDGDVDLMTKSRILTFYRGIAACIEQETGLMSQVVVDIGHEGFGWALVFSGRLLLTTRTIRDAHRFGFDSLEKLAEEGEKLIAKGVELAKTYPEVGKL
- the nifX gene encoding nitrogen fixation protein NifX, whose protein sequence is MKIAFTTSDQVHINAHFGWAKTIDVYEVNEQGHQFVETLTFDGDLQQDGNEDKIDPKLKALNDCTIVYVSAIGGTAAAKLIKKGVTPVKARSEEDKIQDVLGKLVQTLKGSPPPWLRKALQQKPNNFEDELEEEATL
- the nifN gene encoding nitrogenase iron-molybdenum cofactor biosynthesis protein NifN — protein: MAKVVTKNKPVVVNPLKQSQTLGAALAFLGLKGVIPLLHGSQGCTAFAKVILVRHFREAIPLATTAMTEVSTILGGEENVEQAILTLVAKSQPEIIGLCTTGLTETRGDDMDGILKEFRKRHPELNELPILLVSAPDFKGSLQDGFAAAVESIVRELPQPGEPKAQQLTILMSAAFTPGDVQQIKEMVSAFGMIPIVVPDLSASLDGHLDDSYSPITGGGTTLVQLHKVGSSVFTVALGESMRGAANILEQKFGIPYEVFTELSGLEAVDKFMQFLADLSGNPVPEKYRRQRRQLQDAMLDTHFYFGRKQVSIALEPDLLWSTVCFLQSMGAEIQSAVTTTRSPLLEKLPMDSVTIGDFEDFEQLAGGSDLLIGNSHTAAIAKRLHIPLYRQGIPIYDRLGNGQFRKVGYRGTMEMLFEIGNLFLEEEEIKAKERVVQGDW
- the nifE gene encoding nitrogenase iron-molybdenum cofactor biosynthesis protein NifE, whose protein sequence is MIFTQSKINELLSEPGCEHNHQKNGEKKNKSCTQQAQPGAAQGGCAFDGAMIALVPITDAAHLVHGPIACAGNSWGSRGSFSSGPQLYKMGFTTDLSENDVIFGGEKKLYKAIMDIHNRYEPKAIFVYATCVTALIGEDIDAVCKAAAKKIATPVIPVHSAGFVGSKNLGNRISGEALLDHVVGTAEPEYTTPYDINLIGEYNIAGEMWNVLPLLKKLGIRVLAKITGDARYEEVCHAHRAKLNVMICSKALINMARKMEERYGIPYIEESFYGVEDMNRCLRNIAAKLGDPDLQARTEKLIAEETAALDVKLAPFRDRLRGKKVVLYTGGVKSWSIISAAKDLGMDVVATSTKKSTEEDKAKIKKLLGKDGITLEKGNPQEILRVIRETNAEMLIAGGRNQYTALKARIPFLDINQERHHAYAGYSGMVEMARELDEAVHSPVWEQVRKPAPWEDPASYAHIDADNHDNLSPFARLSLSLTMEDDD
- a CDS encoding Mo-dependent nitrogenase C-terminal domain-containing protein, which gives rise to MMIESPKNSHIYPDYSSLNKPQINKLGLLQPLGNFVDNVQIKNSHLAHIICRIIPCCCPFERDIYLLGLTVHIPALCKLNPLYNEFVSLRFRALSYLADVCGEDISKYICGDEESR
- the nifK gene encoding nitrogenase molybdenum-iron protein subunit beta, yielding MPQNPEKIVDHLELFKQPEYTALFENKRKNFEGAHSDEEVARVSEWTKGWEYREKNFAREALTINPAKGCQPVGAMFAALGFEGTLPFVQGSQGCVAYFRTHLSRHYKEPCSAVSSSMTEDAAVFGGLNNMIEGLSVSYTLYKPKMIAVCTTCMAEVIGDDLGAFITNAKGAGSIPQDFPVPFAHTPSFVGSHTTGYDNMMKGILLNLTEGKKKNKTNGKINFIPGFDTYVGNNRELKRMLGLMGIDYTILSDTSDYFDSPNTGEYEMYPGGTTLEDAADSINAEATVALQAYTTTKTRDYIEKQWKQPTKVLRPFGVKGTDEFLMTLSEMTGKAIPAELEVDRGRLVDAMTDSYAWLHGKKFAIYGDPDLIFYVTSFLLEMGAEPVHILCNNGDDVFKAELQAVLDASPFGKQATIWNGKDLWHFRSLLFTEPVDFFVGNSYGKYLWRDTKIPMVRIGYPLFDRHHLHRYATLGYQGGINLLNWVVNTILDEMDRNSNITGKTDISFDLIR
- the nifD gene encoding nitrogenase molybdenum-iron protein alpha chain, translating into MTPPEKSLTEQNKELIKEVLQAYPEKSRKKREKHLNVHEDGKADCGVKSNIKSVPGVMTARGCAYAGSKGVVWGPIKDMIHISHGPVGCGYWSWSGRRNYYVGNTGIDAFGTMHFTSDFQERDIVFGGDKKLTKIIHEIEELFPLNKGISIQSECPIGLIGDDIEAVAKKTSKEIGKPVIPLRCEGFRGVSQSLGHHIANDAIRDWVFPRFDQAKKDNTLKFESTDYDVALIGDYNIGGDAWASRMLLEEMGLRVVAQWSGDGTIDELVQGPAAKLILIHCYRSMNYICRSLEETYGLPWMEFNFFGPTKIAASLREIAAKFDKKIQDNAEKVIAKYQPIMDAVVKKYRPRVEGNTVMLYVGGLRPRHVVPAFEDLGIKVVGTGYEFAHNDDYKRTTHYIDNATIIYDDVTAYEFEEFTKAMKPDMIASGIKEKYVFQKMGLPFRQMHSWDYSGPYHGYDGFAIFARDMDLALNSPTWDLVGAPWKKATAKVKAA
- the nifH gene encoding nitrogenase iron protein translates to MMSDNIRQIAFYGKGGIGKSTTSQNTLAAMAEMGQRILIVGCDPKADSTRLMLHSKAQTTVLHLAAERGAVEDLELEEVMLTGFRGVKCVESGGPEPGVGCAGRGIITAINFLEENGAYQDVDFVSYDVLGDVVCGGFAMPIREGKAQEIYIVTSGEMMAMYAANNIARGILKYAHSGGVRLGGLICNSRNTDREIELIETLASRLNTQMIHYVPRDNIVQHAELRRMTVNEYAPDSKQGNEYRTLAKKIINNTNLTIPTPIEMDELEALLIEFGILDDDTKHAAEEIKPATAKK